The proteins below come from a single Metarhizium brunneum chromosome 1, complete sequence genomic window:
- the PDE4D gene encoding cAMP-specific 3',5'-cyclic phosphodiesterase 4D, whose translation MDRLSCNVIYVNRVVGEDRLLRAAPDTNSVANEDAQPEWNRDDAKELVQPLLDTFGDVHVCGTGAACLSTLFQLQDGSMTNITPTLVLLDTPFNDHIQDQHARSRSSSPTPPLVAHSSEIHTPNEELYGLGLLQKIITEAHLRNMSKLVVPVAIISHPETTVPNGGHQMTDGASEAVQIPQATLAANRQLMRTCLDLGAVDVLISPLNSKCITTLEICAYKAHRDATKEQQALMEVAKGRKRSWVGVNEQKPFAYLREAMVSGLMNGICRLDSNDGQLAGAHIAVSSSRQVEIADAVGRWHFCAHSFSDDELLVAALVMFKHALADPELEPWRIPADQLISYLVACRAAYNSFVPYHNFRHVVDVLQATFNFLVHIGALAPYPAGRQQGTAADKSPIAALLSPFEALTLLITAIGHDVGHPGVNNGFLATLNAPLAQLYNDRSVLESFHCAAYSQILRRYWPSAFEDRKMRSLMISSILATDMGLHFDYMKKLGDVQERLQDNNSTDGWNGRQLEDHKALACSLLIKCADISNVARRHDTALKWMHILSEEFSRQASMEDELDIKSSLMAQPKKDILSLSNAQLGFMNMFAIPLFQGVADIMPAMRYTVDELEVNKRLFEQKVQQEKARQSPDEQRLRRGVREGTFSPRTRSVVGERDTPEGQSVVKIEQVKNLTDGAAEEKGEAPQVVADVVARVEQQAPIAPEEPADVAAQVPPQGTAAPRQDLNGTTSAFDAVRELAESDPFNCRSRGDSGTTESKTSAQFGRQRCSETTEGSASGATAGDWHSQATTATTGKMALSPSTQGTSIVSNESIERTPSATGLNISPPSTSSHGSPGTVLRDTGAGDDEPSHGGSIVKAEAKSLRKKSSRFRMKDFPFFRRNKASSPPLPASDATSMGRDGKF comes from the exons CAAGATGGCTCCATGACCAACATAACCCCAACGTTGGTGCTCTTGGATACACCATTCAATGACCATATACAAGACCAGCATGCCCGTTCCAGGTCATCCTCCCCCACGCCTCCTCTGGTGGCCCATAGTTCCGAAATTCACACGCCCAACGAAGAGTTATACGGGTTGGGTTTGCTGCAAAAGATCATTACTGAAGCTCACCTCCGCAACATGTCGAAACTCGTCGTTCCCgtggccatcatcagccaccCTGAAACAACCGTGCCCAACGGCGGCCACCAAATGACTGACGGTGCTTCGGAAGCAGTGCAAATCCCCCAAGCAACCCTGGCCGCTAATCGCCAGTTGATGAGAACGTGCCTGGATCTTGGCGCCGTCGATGTCCTGATAAGCCCTCTCAACTCCAAGTGCATCACTACTCTTGAAATCTGCGCCTACAAAGCACACAGGGACGCCACCAAGGAGCAGCAAGCGTTGATGGAGGTCGCCAAAGGCCGAAAGCGGTCCTGGGTCGGGGTGAATGAACAAAAGCCATTTGCGTACCTGCGTGAGGCGATGGTATCCGGACTCATGAACGGTATATGCCGCCTCGACAGCAACGACGGACAGCTTGCCGGCGCCCACATTGCGGTATCTTCGTCGCGTCAAGTCGAAATCGCAGACGCCGTGGGTCGGTGGCACTTCTGCGCCCACTCCTTCTCCGATGATGAATTATTGGTTGCCGCACTGGTCATGTTCAAGCATGCTCTGGCTGACCCTGAATTGGAGCCATGGCGGATACCAGCAG ACCAACTGATTAGCTATCTTGTCGCCTGCCGTGCCGCCTACAACAGCTTTGTCCCATACCACAACTTCCGACACGTTGTGGATGTTCTTCAGGCCACTTTTAACTTTCTTGTGCATATCGGAGCCCTTGCACCATATCCAGCGGGCCGCCAACAAGGCACTGCTGCAGACAAGTCCCCGATTGCGGCACTTTTGAGTCCCTTCGAAGCCCTCACGCTCCTCATCACTGCCATTGGTCACGATGTAGGCCATCCTGGCGTCAACAATGGCTTTCTGGCCACGTTGAATGCGCCACTCGCACAACTGTACAACGACAGGTCAGTTTTGGAGTCATTCCATTGTGCCGCTTACTCCCAAATTCTTCGCCGATATTGGCCATCAGCCTTTGAAGACAGGAAGATGCGCAGTCTTATGATTAGCTCGATTCTTGCGACAGACATGGGCCTTCACTTCGACTATATGAAGAAGCTTGGTGATGTACAGGAAAGATTGCAGGATAACAATAGCACCGACGGCTGGAACGGCCGTCAGCTTGAGGATCACAAGGCTCTTGCATGCTCTCTGCTCATCAAATGCGCCGACATCAGCAATGTG GCTCGACGTCATGACACAGCCTTGAAGTGGATGCACATTCTCTCCGAAGAGTTCTCAAGGCAAGCATCTATGGAAGATGAGCTGGATATTAAGTCGTCGCTCATGGCGCAGCCCAAGAAGGACATACTATCATTGTCCAACGCCCAGCTTGGGTTTATGAACATGTTTGCTATCCCATTGTTCCAAGGGGTTGCAGACATCATGCCAGCCATGCGTTACACAGTAGATGAACTCGAAGTTAATAAGAGACTTTTCGAGCAAAAGGTGCAACAGGAAAAGGCAAGGCAGTCTCCTGATGAACAGAGGCTAAGACGAGGCGTTCGAGAGGGTACATTTTCGCCTAGAACTAGGAGTGTTGTGGGCGAACGGGACACCCCAGAGGGCCAAAGTGTCGTCAAGATCGAGCAGGTCAAAAATTTGACTGATGGGGCAGCAGAGGAGAAGGGGGAAGCTCCGCAGGTTGTAGCCGACGTCGTCGCTAGAGTCGAGCAGCAGGCGCCCATAGCACCCGAGGAGCCGGCCGATGTTGCTGCTCAAGTTCCTCCGCAGGGTAccgccgcgccgcgccaGGATCTCAACGGAACTACATCTGCCTTCGACGCCGTCCGGGAACTGGCTGAAAGTGACCCGTTTAACTGCCGGTCACGTGGCGACAGTGGCACTACAGAAAGCAAAACTTCAGCACAGTTCGGAAGACAACGATGCAGTGAAACCACCGAAGGCAGTGCTTCCGGTGCCACTGCCGGAGACTGGCATTCGCAGGCCACAACTGCCACAACCGGGAAGATGGCACTCTCTCCAAGCACTCAGGGCACTAGTATCGTCAGTAACGAGTCTATAGAGCGCACACCGAGTGCTACCGGCTTGAACATATCACCTCCAAGTACCTCGAGTCATGGGTCTCCAGGCACGGTCCTCCGAGATACAGGAGCAGGCGATGACGAACCGAGCCACGGGGGCAGCATCGTCAAGGCTGAAGCGAAGTCTCTGAGGAAGAAATCGAGTCGGTTTAGGATGAAGGACTTTCCTTTTTTCAGGAGAAATAAGGCATCAAGCCCCCCCCTTCCCGCCTCGGACGCAACTAGTATGGGCCGAGACGGAAAATTTTGA
- the FAO2 gene encoding Long-chain-alcohol oxidase, whose protein sequence is MDAIDIGAPTPTPLPDPPVKDFMTDAQWETLYALLDGVLPCITSTTSSDVKDKNSGILLSDTDFEALIDDCTAALSNPPSRHKIKEYLEFRPSQDENFRDDCLRSLAIVPQRNQLIKILNLLGGHAGSMLLTGYWTPITQQPTKVREAILKSWATSRLTPLRMLAKALAQMAQKANAIHSPYFREISGYSDAPKDWKPVEGYEYNFIRVPAGTGVHEITTDVVIVGSGCGGAVSAKNIAEAGHKVLVVDKGYHFPPSQLPMTQASGSHHLFDAGGVFFSDSSSMGVACGGCWGGGGTVNWSVCFRLQDFVREEWAAAGLPLFTSSDFDDSMDRVWDFIGASKDAIRQNPRNQALLDGTQKLGWKGGVVEQNTGGKEHYCGQCHLGCGSAEKRGPTVAWLPAAGDAGAEFMEGFAVDRVVFAEDGVTAVGVEGTWTARDENGGVHTPQNTRTQRRVVVKAKKVIISGGSMWSPLILTKSGIKNPNVGKHLHLHPVNLVSAIFGKKDLASWEGGIITSYVDEFENLDGKGHGVKLEPVVNVPYATYSLQTWRDGIDAKLLALKYRHIGTFIVLTRDRDTGRVYPDPRKGTPRIQYDTSDFDREHTIEGIIALAKICYVTGATEIRPHLHHLEPFVASDGGKRQAEHQAGKDPEFTDPEFAAWIKKLRVADNQGPTAMWMSAHQMGSCRMSADEDTGVVDMKGKVWGANNLYVADASVFPSASGVNPMVTAMALADWISRGVASELAGE, encoded by the exons ATGGACGCAATTGACATTGGGGCTCCTACACCCACCCCGTTGCCCGATCCCCCGGTCAAGGACTTCATGACGGATGCTCAATGGGAAACGCTCTACGCTCTTCTAGACGGTGTATTGCCTTGCATCACCTCAACTACCTCTTCTGATGTCAAAGACAAAAACTCCGGCATTCTACTATCCGACACTGATTTCGAAGCTCTCATCGACGACTGCACTGCCGCCCTCTCGAATCCTCCTTCGAGACACAAGATTAAGGAGTATCTCGAATTTCGCCCCTCTCAAGATGAAAACTTCCGTGACGATTGCCTGCGATCCCTCGCCATTGTTCCCCAGAGGAACCAGCTGATCAAGATCTTGAATCTCCTCGG TGGCCATGCAGGTAGCATGCTTCTGACCGGCTACTGGACTCCAATCACTCAGCAGCCAACAAAGGTTCGAGAAGCCATTCTCAAGTCATGGGCCACATCCCGCCTCACTCCCTTGCGCATGCTGGCAAAGGCTCTTGCGCAAATGGCTCAGAAAGCAAACGCCATCCACAGCCCTTACTTCAGGGAGATTTCCGGCTACTCGGACGCTCCCAAGGACTGGAAACCTGTTGAGGGATATGAATATAACTTTATTCGGGTGCCTGCCGGTACCGGCGTGCACGAAATCACTACTGACGTAGTCATTGTCGGATCTGGCTGTGGAGGAGCTGTCTCGGCCAAGAACATCGCCGAGGCTGGTCATAAAGTCCTTGTTGTTGACAAGGGCTACCACTTCCCACCGTCCCAGCTTCCCATGACACAAGCATCCGGTTCTCATCATCTGTTCGACGCCGGTGGTGTTTTCTTTTCGGACTCGTCGAGCATGGGAGTCGCGTGCGGTGGCTGCTggggcggcggtggcacGGTGAACTGGAGCGTCTGCTTCCGACTACAGGACTTTGTGCGTGAGGAGTGGGCTGCTGCCGGACTGCCTCTATTCACATCCAGCGACTTTGACGACAGCATGGACCGCGTCTGGGACTTCATTGGGGCCAGCAAGGATGCCATCCGCCAGAATCCGCGAAACCAAGCTCTGCTAGATGGAACTCAGAAACTTGGCTGGAAGGGTGGAGTTGTGGAGCAAAATACAGGCGGCAAGGAACACTACTGTGGTCAGTGTCACCTTGGTTGCGGCTCAGCGGAGAAGAGAGGTCCTACGGTGGCCTGGCTGCCGGCTGCCGGTGACGCGGGTGCTGAGTTTATGGAAGGTTTTGCTGTGGACAGGGTTGTCTTTGCAGAGGACGGCGTCACCGCCGTTGGAGTGGAAGGCACATGGACTGCTAGAGATGAGAACGGCGGTGTACACACGCCACAGAACACTCGAACGCAGCGGCGTGTGGTCGTCAAGGCTAAGAAGGTCATAATCTCAGGCGGTTCCATGTGGAGTCCGCTTATTTTGACCAAGAGTGGTATCAAG AACCCCAATGTCGGAAAACACCTTCATCTGCATCCCGTCAACTTGGTGTCAGCTATCTTTGGCAAAAAGGACCTGGCGTCATGGGAAGGGGGTATCATTACATCTTACGTCGACGAGTTCGAGAATTTAGACGGAAAAGGTCATGGTGTGAAGCTAGAACCTGTTGTTAACGTT CCATACGCTACATACTCTTTACAGACATGGAGGGATGGCATTGACGCCAAATTACTAGCACTGAAGTATCGACACATCGGTACCTTCATCGTACTAACCCGGGATCGCGACACCGGCCGCGTCTACCCTGACCCTCGAAAGGGCACGCCACGCATCCAGTACGACACATCTGACTTTGACCGCGAACATACCATCGAGGGTATCATTGCCCTGGCCAAGATCTGCTACGTCACAGGGGCGACCGAGATCAGGCCTCACCTTCATCACCTGGAGCCGTTTGTGGCCAGCGACGGGGGCAAGCGACAGGCTGAGCACCAGGCCGGCAAGGACCCCGAGTTCACCGACCCGGAATTTGCCGCCTGGATCAAGAAGCTGCGCGTGGCCGACAACCAGGGCCCAACTGCGATGTGGATGTCAGCTCACCAGATGGGCTCGTGCCGCATGAGCGCCGATGAGGACACTGGCGTTGTTGACATGAAGGGCAAGGTATGGGGAGCGAACAACTTGTACGTCGCGGACGCGAGTGTCTTCCCTAGTGCCAGTGGTGTCAACCCCATGGTtacggccatggccttggcagaCTGGATCTCGCGGGGCGTCGCTAGTGAATTGGCTGGAGAGTAG
- the cta1 gene encoding Catalase gives MGANEASSTYRYNEKPIYTTSNGAPINNPEGWQRPGPMGPLLLQDFHLIDSLAHFDRERIPERVVHAKGAGAYGEFTVTHDVTDITSVNMFNQIGKQTPCVARFSTVGGEKGSADSARDPRGFSVKFYTEEGNFDWVYNNTPIFFLRDPTKFPLFIHTQKRNPQTNLKDATMFWDYLSTHQEAIHQVMHLFSDRGTPYSYRHMNGYSGHTHKWTKPDGSFVYTQVHLKTDQGSKTFTNEEAGKMAAENPDWHTQDLFEAIKKGEHPSWTVYVQVLTPQQAEKFRWNIFDLTKVWPQKEVPLRPVGKLTLNRNADNYFAEIEQVAFSPSHLVPGIEPSVDPVLQSRLFSYPDTHRHRLGTNYQQIPVNKPLNAFNPFQRDGGMVVNGNYGANPNYPSSYRSLTYKPVTPSVTHEQWSGAAVHALFGDVTDEDFVQATGLWEVLGRTPGQQENFISNVAGHLSAAHVDTRKRTYEMFKRVDNGLGNAIEEQTEKLA, from the exons ATGGGTGCCAACGAGGCGAGCTCGACATACCGCTACAATGAGAAGCCCATCTACACAACATCCAATGGTGCTCCCATCAATAATCCGGAGGGATGGCAGCGTCCTGGACCGATGGGGCCCTTGTTACTACAGGACTTTCATCTCATCGATTCCCTAGCTCATTTTGATC GCGAACGTATTCCGGAACGAGTCGTCCATGCCAAAGGCGCCGGTGCATACGGCGAATTCACAGTCACCCACGACGTCACTGACATCACCAGCGTGAACATGTTCAACCAAATCGGCAAGCAGACGCCATGTGTCGCGCGCTTCTCCACCGTTGGTGGCGAAAAGGGATCTGCAGACTCTGCCCGTGATCCGCGAGGCTTCTCCGTGAAATTTTACACCGAAGAGGGTAACTTTGACTGGGTCTACAATAACACGCCAATCTTCTTCCTTCGAGATCCCACCAAGTTCCCGTTGTTCATCCACACGCAGAAGCGCAACCCGCAGACCAACCTCAAAGATGCCACCATGTTCTGGGATTACCTCTCAACTCACCAGGAAGCCATCCATCAAGTCATGCACCTCTTCTCAGACAGAGGAACGCCTTACTCGTACCGCCATATGAACGGATATTCCGGCCATACGCACAAGTGGACCAAGCCAGACGGCAGTTTCGTATACACCCAGGTACACCTCAAGACGGACCAAGGCAGCAAGACCTTCACCAATGAGGAAGCCGGCAAAATGGCCGCCGAAAATCCGGATTGGCACACGCAGGATCTCTTTGAGGCCATCAAGAAGGGTGAACACCCCAGCTGGACTGTCTACGTGCAAGTCCTCACGCCACAGCAGGCTGAAAAGTTCCGCTGGAACATCTTCGACCTGACCAAGGTCTGGCCGCAAAAGGAGGTGCCACTCCGACCAGTCGGGAAGCTCACCCTCAACAGAAACGCCGATAACTACTTCGCCGAGATCGAGCAAGTCGCCTTTTCGCCGTCCCACCTCGTCCCCGGAATCGAGCCGTCCGTAGACCCCGTCCTGCAGTCCCGTCTCTTCTCATACCCGGACACACATCGCCACCGCTTAGGTACAAACTACCAACAGATTCCCGTAAACAAGCCCCTAAATGCTTTCAACCCTTTCCAAAGAGATGGTGGCATGGTTGTCAACGGCAACTACGGCGCCAATCCCAATTATCCAAGCTCTTATCGGTCACTGACCTACAAGCCCGTCACGCCGAGCGTCACACATGAGCAGTGGTCTGGTGCAGCTGTCCACGCTCTCTTTGGCGATGTGACGGATGAGGACTTTGTCCAGGCCACAGGGCTGTGGGAGGTGTTGGGACGTACGCCTGGCCAGCAGGAGAATTTCATTTCGAACGTGGCAGGCCACTTGTCTGCTGCCCATGTTGATACACGCAAGAGAACCTATGAAATGTTTAAGAGGGTGGACAATGGACTCGGGAACGCTATTGAGGAGCAGACTGAGAAATTAGCCTAG